In one Pseudomonas sp. MM211 genomic region, the following are encoded:
- a CDS encoding 4Fe-4S dicluster domain-containing protein: MAFQPQEILFRSNAPVTIDEDKCIAHKGCTVCVDVCPMDLLAINPATQKAYMAFDECWYCMPCEKDCPTDAVRVEIPYLLR; encoded by the coding sequence ATGGCCTTCCAGCCCCAGGAAATCCTGTTTCGCAGCAATGCGCCCGTGACCATCGACGAAGACAAGTGCATCGCCCACAAGGGCTGCACCGTGTGCGTCGACGTCTGCCCGATGGATCTGCTGGCGATCAACCCGGCGACGCAAAAGGCCTACATGGCTTTCGACGAGTGTTGGTACTGCATGCCGTGCGAGAAGGATTGCCCGACCGATGCGGTGCGCGTCGAGATTCCCTATCTGCTGCGTTGA
- a CDS encoding ABC transporter substrate-binding protein codes for MHLRTTLVGLALAIGSITAQAETIRIAIGTQDTTINCATGGLLIRELGLLDKYLPRDGKYKDAKYEVEWKNFTSGAPLTNEMVAGKLDFGAMADFPGSFNGVAHRDAGKQSLFITVLSGSTKGSGNGIVVPASSSVQSLAELKGKTISVPFASTAHGMLLRAVAAQGWDPQKDVRIIAQAPEIAGSALRSNRIEAHADFVPFAELFPNRGFARKIYDGSQADAPTFHGALVDADYAKKYPEVVTAYLRAGLEADRLFAAEPEKYSELIEKVTGIEAEVNYLFHGPLGLQTRDLTWKPEYRQAVTTSIETLKLLKKTDRGLNVEQFVDDQYIKAAFKAEGGDYAQALANYAQLPLKANDAVTGQPITDFKRVAQIWVRGESKVRHYASPEAAFKALAQLEEAGKDIRAIYAQASDSGIKLLANQAWFVRNGKGELSAFLLKGQAEAYAKAHGGEALDFGSANQRLVAAR; via the coding sequence ATGCACTTGCGTACCACTCTGGTCGGCCTCGCGCTGGCCATCGGCAGCATCACTGCCCAGGCCGAGACCATTCGCATCGCCATCGGCACCCAGGACACCACCATCAACTGCGCCACCGGCGGGTTGCTGATCCGCGAGCTCGGTCTGCTCGACAAATACCTGCCGCGCGACGGCAAGTACAAGGACGCCAAGTACGAAGTGGAGTGGAAGAACTTCACCAGCGGCGCGCCCCTGACCAACGAAATGGTCGCCGGCAAGCTCGACTTTGGCGCCATGGCTGACTTCCCCGGTTCGTTCAATGGTGTGGCCCACCGCGATGCCGGCAAGCAGAGCCTGTTCATCACCGTGTTGTCGGGCAGCACCAAGGGCAGTGGCAACGGCATCGTGGTGCCGGCATCCTCCAGCGTGCAATCGCTGGCCGAGCTCAAGGGCAAGACCATTTCCGTGCCGTTCGCGTCCACCGCCCATGGCATGCTGCTGCGCGCCGTTGCCGCCCAGGGCTGGGATCCGCAGAAGGACGTGCGCATCATCGCCCAGGCCCCGGAAATCGCCGGCTCGGCGCTGCGCAGCAATCGCATCGAGGCCCACGCGGACTTCGTGCCGTTCGCCGAACTGTTCCCCAACCGTGGCTTCGCGCGCAAGATCTACGATGGCTCCCAGGCGGATGCACCCACCTTCCATGGTGCGCTGGTGGATGCCGATTACGCCAAGAAGTACCCGGAAGTGGTCACCGCCTACCTGCGCGCCGGCCTGGAAGCGGATCGCCTGTTCGCAGCCGAGCCGGAGAAGTACAGCGAGCTGATCGAGAAGGTCACCGGTATCGAGGCCGAGGTGAATTACCTGTTCCACGGCCCGCTCGGGTTGCAGACCCGTGACCTGACCTGGAAGCCCGAGTACCGCCAGGCGGTCACCACCTCCATCGAAACCCTCAAGTTGCTGAAGAAGACCGACCGCGGTCTGAACGTCGAGCAATTCGTCGACGATCAGTACATCAAGGCTGCCTTCAAGGCCGAAGGTGGTGATTACGCGCAGGCGCTGGCCAATTACGCACAACTGCCGCTGAAAGCCAATGATGCAGTGACCGGCCAGCCGATCACCGATTTCAAGCGCGTGGCGCAGATCTGGGTGCGTGGTGAAAGCAAGGTACGTCACTACGCCTCACCGGAAGCGGCCTTCAAGGCGCTAGCGCAGCTCGAGGAGGCGGGCAAGGACATCCGTGCCATCTACGCCCAGGCCAGCGACAGCGGCATCAAGCTGCTGGCCAACCAGGCCTGGTTCGTGCGTAACGGCAAGGGTGAGCTCAGCGCTTTCCTGCTCAAGGGCCAGGCCGAAGCCTATGCCAAGGCTCACGGTGGTGAAGCGCTGGACTTCGGCAGCGCCAACCAGCGCCTGGTAGCCGCACGCTGA
- a CDS encoding ABC transporter permease, whose protein sequence is MTSLHRWPLRLASLAFCLLFWQVATSLRLDLGLLTFIYVPTPESVVDAAIALIESSRLWDHVGASLGRVFSGYLIAALLGVTLGIAIGRSRWAEDSLLPPLEVLRPIPAVAWIPLAILMFPSSELSMIFITFTGALFPVLLNTVHGVEGVDARLIASARSLGAGRLAILREVILPGAAPSIVTGLAIGMGTSWFCLVTAEMISGQFGIGYYTWESYTIQNYPDIIVGMLLIGLLGMGSSLLVKRLGSLLTPWYRSGGRR, encoded by the coding sequence ATGACTTCTCTACACCGTTGGCCGTTGCGCCTGGCGTCGTTGGCGTTCTGCCTGCTGTTCTGGCAGGTGGCGACCAGCTTGCGCCTGGATCTGGGCCTGCTCACTTTCATCTATGTGCCCACGCCCGAGTCGGTGGTCGATGCGGCCATCGCGCTGATCGAATCCAGCAGGCTCTGGGATCACGTCGGTGCCAGCCTGGGGCGGGTATTCAGCGGTTATCTGATCGCAGCGCTGCTGGGCGTCACGCTGGGCATCGCCATCGGCCGCTCACGTTGGGCCGAGGACAGCCTGTTGCCGCCGCTGGAGGTGCTGCGGCCGATTCCTGCCGTGGCCTGGATTCCCCTAGCGATTCTGATGTTTCCGTCGTCGGAACTGTCGATGATCTTCATCACCTTCACCGGCGCGCTGTTTCCGGTGCTGCTCAATACCGTGCACGGGGTGGAGGGCGTCGATGCCCGCTTGATCGCGTCGGCCCGCAGCCTTGGCGCAGGGCGCCTGGCGATCCTGCGCGAGGTGATCCTCCCGGGTGCTGCGCCGAGCATCGTCACCGGCCTGGCGATCGGCATGGGTACCTCCTGGTTCTGCCTGGTCACTGCGGAAATGATCTCCGGGCAGTTCGGCATCGGCTATTACACCTGGGAGTCATACACCATCCAGAATTACCCGGACATCATCGTCGGCATGCTGCTGATCGGCCTGCTCGGCATGGGCAGCAGCCTGCTGGTCAAACGCCTCGGTAGCCTGCTGACGCCCTGGTATCGCAGCGGAGGACGTCGCTGA
- a CDS encoding ABC transporter ATP-binding protein, with product MSIHETGLSAGRIDIEKLTIRLGEGTQAFEAVQALDFSIAAGEFVCILGPSGCGKSTLLGALAGHLTPSAGSLRVDGQVVDGPSPQRGMVFQHHTLLPWRSVLDNVAFGLKMQGIGKAERQQRAREFLNLVGLQDFASRWPNQLSGGMQQRAEIARVLINRPRLLLMDEPFGALDAQTRSKMQELLLDIWGRVRTTVVFVTHDIDEALFLADRILVMSPRPGRFIEDLRLDFRRPRHAGLLTSPEFVQLKRHCLELLRHEEGRELPRLTPLGLPTEHPPLRVAL from the coding sequence ATGAGCATTCATGAAACCGGCCTGTCGGCCGGACGCATCGATATCGAGAAGCTGACCATCCGCCTCGGCGAGGGCACTCAGGCGTTCGAAGCCGTGCAGGCGCTGGACTTCTCCATCGCCGCTGGCGAGTTCGTGTGCATTCTTGGTCCCTCCGGCTGTGGCAAATCGACCTTGCTCGGCGCCCTGGCCGGGCATCTGACGCCCAGCGCCGGTAGCTTGCGGGTCGATGGCCAGGTGGTGGATGGCCCGTCGCCGCAGCGCGGCATGGTGTTCCAGCATCACACCCTATTGCCTTGGCGCAGCGTGCTCGACAACGTCGCCTTCGGCCTGAAGATGCAGGGCATCGGCAAGGCTGAACGGCAGCAGCGGGCACGCGAATTTCTCAACCTGGTCGGCCTGCAGGACTTCGCTTCGCGCTGGCCCAATCAGCTCTCCGGCGGTATGCAACAACGTGCCGAGATCGCCCGTGTGCTGATCAATCGGCCGCGTCTGCTGCTGATGGACGAACCCTTCGGCGCGCTGGACGCGCAGACCCGCAGCAAGATGCAGGAGTTGCTGCTGGATATCTGGGGCAGGGTGCGCACCACCGTGGTGTTCGTCACCCACGATATCGACGAAGCCCTGTTCCTGGCCGATCGCATTCTGGTGATGAGTCCGCGGCCGGGACGTTTCATCGAAGACCTGCGCCTGGACTTCCGCCGTCCGCGGCATGCGGGCCTGTTGACCAGCCCGGAATTCGTGCAGCTCAAGCGCCACTGTCTGGAGCTGCTGCGCCATGAAGAAGGCCGCGAGCTGCCACGCCTGACGCCGCTCGGGCTGCCCACCGAACATCCGCCATTGCGAGTTGCCCTATGA
- a CDS encoding HEAT repeat domain-containing protein, giving the protein MTDLSTYISTDNPDILDLLPRLQDEDAGVRRIALIELADLEEPEALPWLTHALTRDASADVRAEAARLLEAWEEPEVVNALCAALTDADARVRGAAAQSLSELKTADAGRVVLPWAAHADPFVRASALRALRELRLIDSVPTAIAALLDSDAFVRREAVGILGWLKQADALPQLARLASDDADTEVRRAATGALGLASDDSVLPALQTALKDREWQVREEAATTLGKVGQAGAGPALLEALSDSYWQVRLRAVRSLGRLRFAAAREALVELLGHAISNLRKESALALGELGDAQALPALLAVEHDGDPEVRKAVRIAIGQLRLQKP; this is encoded by the coding sequence ATGACCGACCTGAGTACCTATATAAGCACCGATAACCCCGACATTCTCGACCTGTTGCCACGCCTGCAAGATGAGGACGCTGGCGTGCGCCGCATCGCCCTGATCGAGCTGGCCGATCTGGAAGAGCCAGAAGCCTTGCCCTGGCTGACGCATGCACTGACCCGGGATGCATCCGCCGATGTCCGCGCCGAGGCGGCTCGCCTGCTGGAGGCCTGGGAGGAGCCCGAGGTGGTAAATGCCCTGTGCGCTGCGCTGACCGATGCCGACGCCCGCGTGCGCGGCGCCGCAGCTCAGAGCCTCAGTGAATTGAAAACCGCCGATGCCGGTCGCGTGGTGCTGCCCTGGGCTGCCCATGCCGACCCGTTCGTCCGCGCCAGTGCCTTGCGGGCTTTGCGTGAGTTGCGGCTGATCGACAGCGTACCCACTGCCATCGCCGCGCTGCTGGACAGCGATGCCTTCGTGCGCCGTGAAGCGGTAGGCATCCTCGGCTGGCTGAAACAGGCCGATGCGCTGCCCCAACTGGCGCGCCTGGCCAGTGACGATGCCGATACCGAAGTACGCCGCGCCGCCACCGGTGCGCTGGGTCTGGCCAGCGACGACAGCGTGCTGCCGGCTTTGCAGACGGCGCTCAAGGATCGCGAATGGCAGGTGCGCGAAGAGGCAGCCACCACGCTTGGCAAAGTTGGCCAGGCGGGTGCCGGCCCTGCGCTGCTCGAGGCGCTGAGCGACAGCTATTGGCAGGTACGACTGCGTGCCGTGCGCTCGCTCGGCCGCCTGCGATTCGCCGCGGCCCGTGAGGCGCTGGTGGAACTGCTCGGGCACGCCATCAGCAACCTGCGCAAGGAGTCCGCGCTGGCGCTTGGCGAGCTGGGCGACGCTCAGGCACTGCCAGCATTGCTGGCTGTCGAGCACGATGGCGATCCGGAAGTGCGCAAGGCGGTGCGTATCGCCATCGGCCAGTTGCGCCTGCAAAAGCCATGA
- a CDS encoding DUF971 domain-containing protein translates to MNQAPVAIRNSATQATLTVEWGQGQVQVLAHGRLRAGCPCSKCRAARLAQHIDLAPAGVRITAVHPQGYGLQLVFDDGHDRGIYPWSYLRELGEVAG, encoded by the coding sequence ATGAACCAGGCACCCGTCGCAATACGTAACAGTGCCACGCAAGCGACATTGACCGTGGAGTGGGGGCAAGGGCAGGTACAGGTGCTTGCCCACGGGCGCCTGCGCGCCGGGTGCCCGTGCTCGAAATGCCGGGCGGCCCGGCTGGCGCAGCACATCGACCTGGCACCGGCTGGCGTCCGCATCACGGCAGTCCACCCTCAGGGCTATGGGCTGCAACTGGTGTTCGACGATGGCCACGACCGCGGTATCTATCCCTGGAGCTATTTGCGTGAGCTGGGGGAGGTGGCAGGTTGA
- the ykgO gene encoding type B 50S ribosomal protein L36, which translates to MKVLASLRTAKLRHRDCQIVKRRGRIYVICKTEPRFKCVQGRPKPQRKNKG; encoded by the coding sequence ATGAAAGTGCTCGCGTCGCTACGCACCGCCAAATTGCGCCACCGCGATTGTCAGATCGTCAAACGTCGTGGCCGCATCTACGTGATCTGCAAGACCGAGCCACGCTTCAAGTGCGTGCAAGGCCGGCCCAAACCGCAGCGCAAGAACAAGGGCTAA
- a CDS encoding type B 50S ribosomal protein L31, giving the protein MKPGIHPEYRPVLFHDVSADAYWLIGSTVSTDKTREHSDGNTYPYVTLDISSASHPIYTGQQRQTASEGRVAGFNKRFAGFAGARS; this is encoded by the coding sequence ATGAAACCTGGTATCCACCCTGAATATCGCCCCGTTCTATTCCACGACGTCTCGGCTGACGCCTACTGGCTGATCGGCTCCACGGTCAGCACCGACAAAACCCGCGAGCACAGCGACGGCAACACCTACCCCTACGTCACGCTCGATATCTCCAGCGCTTCGCACCCGATCTACACCGGCCAGCAGCGCCAGACTGCAAGCGAAGGCCGCGTGGCCGGCTTCAACAAGCGCTTCGCCGGTTTTGCAGGAGCCCGCTCATGA
- a CDS encoding ABC transporter substrate-binding protein: MTVSRFAVLAATLGLSSMALAASPTQYPLTLENCGHELSFAAAPKSAVTIGQAGTEILYSLGLGDRLVGTSLWFSNVLPEFEAQNAKVERLADNDPSFESVINKRPGLVAVQFEWMVGEQGVVGTREQFHELKIPTYIMPSDCEGKDNLVGADGTRLQPFQIDSLYKSVQQLAQIFDVQAEGDKLVASLQDRLGKAVANAEQRQAKQISAAFWFSSADLDLDPYMAGQKGVADTMMKSLGLRNVVESSEEWPTVGWETLAKANPTVLVLARMDRRRFPADDVEKKLEFLRNDPVAKHMDAVKNGRIVILDADGMQASLRMVTGIETLAKAVDGFDLQK, translated from the coding sequence ATGACCGTGTCTCGTTTTGCCGTTCTGGCCGCCACCCTTGGCCTGTCTTCGATGGCGCTGGCCGCCAGCCCAACTCAATACCCCCTGACCCTTGAGAACTGCGGCCATGAGCTGAGCTTCGCCGCTGCGCCGAAGAGCGCCGTAACCATTGGCCAGGCCGGTACCGAAATTCTCTATTCCCTCGGGCTTGGCGACCGCCTGGTGGGCACCTCGCTGTGGTTCAGCAACGTGCTGCCCGAGTTCGAGGCACAGAACGCCAAGGTCGAACGGCTGGCCGATAACGATCCGAGCTTCGAATCGGTAATCAACAAGCGCCCCGGTCTGGTGGCCGTGCAGTTCGAATGGATGGTTGGCGAGCAGGGCGTGGTCGGCACCCGTGAGCAGTTTCACGAGCTGAAGATTCCCACCTACATCATGCCGTCCGACTGCGAGGGCAAGGACAATCTGGTCGGTGCAGACGGTACCCGCCTGCAGCCTTTCCAGATCGACAGCCTGTACAAGAGCGTGCAGCAACTGGCGCAAATCTTCGATGTGCAGGCTGAGGGCGACAAGCTGGTCGCCAGTCTGCAGGACAGGCTCGGCAAAGCGGTCGCCAACGCCGAGCAGCGTCAGGCCAAGCAAATCTCCGCTGCGTTCTGGTTCTCCAGCGCCGATCTGGATCTCGATCCCTACATGGCCGGCCAGAAAGGCGTCGCCGACACCATGATGAAGTCGCTGGGCCTGCGCAACGTGGTCGAGTCCAGCGAAGAGTGGCCGACGGTCGGCTGGGAAACCCTGGCCAAGGCCAACCCGACCGTGCTGGTGCTCGCGCGCATGGATCGCCGCCGCTTCCCGGCTGACGATGTGGAGAAGAAGCTCGAATTCCTGCGTAATGATCCAGTCGCCAAACACATGGATGCGGTGAAGAACGGTCGCATCGTGATTCTCGATGCTGATGGCATGCAGGCTTCGCTGCGCATGGTCACCGGCATCGAAACCCTGGCCAAGGCCGTTGACGGGTTCGATCTGCAGAAATGA
- a CDS encoding FecCD family ABC transporter permease: MITRGSRLFLLTIVCLLLLAVAVVVGVALGETRIPLSVVFQVLANKLFGAGFVLDPIDEGIVWNYRLTRALVAACCGAGLSVCGVVLQALLRNPLADPYLLGISAGASTGAVSVALLGLGAGMLSLSMGAFIGAIAAFSLVALLARAAGGGALNGTGQIILAGIAGSQLFNALTSFLITKSASAEQARGIMFWLLGNLSGVNWHDVALAVPVALAGVLLVAWHTRALDAFTFGAESAASLGVPVRRVQATLIACAALVTAVMVSIVGSIGFVGLVIPHAARLLVGVRHGRLVPVAALTGAVFLIAADVLSRTVIKGQVLPIGVVTALIGAPAFAVILVRGRRVR, encoded by the coding sequence ATGATTACTCGCGGCTCCCGGTTGTTCCTGCTGACCATCGTCTGCCTGCTGTTGCTGGCCGTGGCGGTAGTCGTAGGTGTGGCGCTGGGTGAAACCCGCATCCCGCTGTCGGTGGTCTTTCAGGTGCTGGCCAACAAGCTGTTCGGGGCGGGCTTCGTGCTCGACCCGATCGACGAGGGAATCGTCTGGAACTACCGCCTGACCCGCGCCCTGGTCGCCGCCTGTTGCGGCGCCGGGCTGTCGGTGTGTGGGGTGGTGCTGCAGGCGCTGCTGCGCAATCCACTGGCCGATCCTTATTTGCTGGGGATTTCCGCCGGTGCCTCCACCGGTGCGGTTTCGGTGGCGCTGCTGGGGCTCGGCGCGGGCATGCTGTCGCTTTCGATGGGCGCCTTCATTGGCGCCATCGCCGCCTTCAGCCTGGTCGCATTGCTGGCGCGGGCAGCGGGCGGCGGCGCGCTGAATGGCACCGGGCAGATCATTCTCGCTGGCATCGCCGGCTCCCAGTTGTTCAACGCGCTCACCTCGTTCCTGATCACCAAATCGGCCAGCGCCGAGCAGGCCCGAGGCATTATGTTTTGGCTGCTCGGCAACCTCAGCGGCGTCAACTGGCACGATGTCGCCCTGGCCGTGCCCGTGGCGCTGGCCGGGGTGCTGCTGGTGGCCTGGCACACCCGCGCGCTGGATGCCTTCACCTTCGGTGCCGAATCGGCGGCGTCACTGGGCGTGCCGGTGCGCCGGGTGCAGGCCACGCTGATCGCCTGCGCGGCGCTGGTCACGGCGGTGATGGTGTCGATCGTCGGCTCCATCGGTTTCGTCGGCCTGGTGATTCCTCACGCGGCACGGCTGCTGGTCGGCGTGCGGCATGGCCGGCTGGTGCCGGTCGCAGCCCTGACCGGCGCGGTGTTCCTGATCGCCGCCGACGTGCTGTCGCGTACGGTGATCAAGGGGCAGGTACTGCCGATTGGCGTGGTCACCGCGTTGATCGGCGCGCCGGCCTTCGCGGTGATTCTGGTACGTGGGAGGCGGGTGCGGTGA
- a CDS encoding ABC transporter ATP-binding protein has protein sequence MSTVLQCSDLGWSVKGRAIVAGVDLQLRQGETLGLIGPNGSGKSTLLKLLSGIRTPGSGKVHLQGKLLGSLSRRDVARQLAFVEQQADTGDAVTVRDAVELGRTPWLSALQPWSAEDEKIVAQALADVDMAEMPERAWSTLSGGERQRVHIARALAQKPQILLLDEPTNHLDIQHQLSILNLVRTLPVTTLIALHDLNQALECDRLGVMERGRLVALGVPAEVLTTDRLRDTFGVRARYLLDPEDGARVLRFQPI, from the coding sequence GTGAGTACGGTGCTGCAGTGCAGCGACCTGGGCTGGTCGGTGAAGGGAAGGGCGATCGTCGCCGGCGTCGACCTGCAATTGCGCCAGGGCGAGACGCTCGGCCTGATCGGCCCCAATGGTTCGGGCAAGTCGACCTTGCTCAAGCTGCTGTCCGGCATCCGTACGCCAGGCAGTGGCAAGGTGCACCTGCAAGGCAAGCTGCTGGGTAGCCTGAGTCGCCGCGATGTCGCCCGCCAGCTGGCGTTCGTCGAGCAGCAGGCCGACACCGGTGATGCGGTGACGGTGCGCGATGCCGTCGAGCTGGGCCGTACGCCCTGGCTGTCGGCGCTGCAGCCCTGGTCGGCGGAGGACGAGAAGATCGTCGCTCAGGCACTGGCCGATGTGGACATGGCGGAAATGCCGGAGCGAGCCTGGAGCACCCTGTCGGGTGGTGAACGGCAGCGCGTGCACATCGCCCGGGCGCTGGCGCAGAAACCGCAGATCCTGCTGCTCGACGAGCCCACCAACCATCTGGATATCCAGCACCAGCTGTCGATCCTCAATCTGGTGCGCACGCTGCCGGTGACCACGCTGATCGCCTTGCACGACCTTAATCAGGCACTGGAATGCGACCGCCTCGGCGTAATGGAGCGCGGTCGACTGGTGGCGCTCGGCGTACCGGCCGAGGTGCTGACCACCGACCGTTTGCGCGACACCTTCGGCGTACGCGCCCGCTACCTGCTCGACCCCGAAGACGGTGCCCGGGTGCTGCGCTTTCAACCTATCTGA
- a CDS encoding pseudoazurin, giving the protein MRFSPFFALLATLVFAAPALAETHEVKMLNRGESGSMVYEPDFLAIAPGDSVKFIATHPTHNAASIPGFLPEGAESFKGKINEEVEVTFSEAGLYGIQCIPHLAMGMVMLIQVGDQPVSEAQIPAQLPARAKQRLEQIVQRASK; this is encoded by the coding sequence ATGCGTTTTTCGCCGTTCTTCGCTTTGCTCGCTACGCTTGTATTCGCAGCTCCGGCATTGGCCGAAACCCACGAAGTGAAAATGCTCAACCGTGGGGAGTCCGGTTCGATGGTCTATGAACCGGATTTCCTGGCCATCGCCCCAGGTGACAGCGTGAAGTTCATCGCCACGCACCCGACCCACAACGCTGCCAGCATCCCCGGCTTCCTGCCGGAGGGGGCCGAGTCGTTCAAGGGCAAGATCAACGAAGAGGTCGAGGTGACCTTCAGTGAAGCAGGGCTCTATGGCATCCAGTGCATTCCGCACCTGGCGATGGGCATGGTGATGCTCATTCAGGTTGGTGATCAGCCTGTCAGCGAGGCGCAGATTCCCGCACAACTGCCGGCGCGGGCCAAGCAGCGGCTGGAGCAGATCGTCCAGCGCGCGAGTAAATGA
- a CDS encoding MFS transporter, whose product MSRVLDTFASLSPAARVLVLNSLAFNFGFYMLVPYLAGHLSESLGLAGWAVGLVLGIRVFSQQGLFLFGGLLGDRIGYRRAILIGCLVRCVGFAVLGFSESLAVLLLAACVSGFAGALFTPCAQAYLADECQDMQQRKRAFALQNMASTAGMLLGPLAGLLLIGIDFAVSGSVAAGLFLLMTLVQWRFLPSKELVSGDEPVTMLRQCLDMLQQWPFLRFAVLAAAYPLLFHPLYLAIPAYSHAHGGGQAWITRVFVITALVGVLLQMPLSALRQRWLSEGQGMGLGLALMAVSYALLAEPFASLLTPYWAVLLMAALLSLGSLLVLPLLSAHVPHYARRGQLAAYYGFFAGVGGLAALFGNVLIGRLLPADQAPPQVLWWALVCIGLAAAFGLARHMSSLKEP is encoded by the coding sequence ATGAGCCGAGTGCTGGATACCTTCGCCAGCCTGTCACCCGCCGCCCGGGTGCTGGTGCTCAACAGCCTGGCGTTCAACTTCGGCTTTTACATGCTGGTGCCGTATCTGGCCGGGCACCTCAGCGAGAGCCTGGGGCTGGCGGGTTGGGCGGTCGGCCTGGTGCTCGGCATCCGCGTGTTCAGCCAGCAGGGGTTGTTCCTGTTCGGTGGCTTGCTGGGTGACCGCATCGGCTACCGTCGCGCCATTCTCATCGGTTGCCTGGTGCGCTGCGTGGGGTTTGCCGTGCTCGGCTTCTCGGAAAGCCTGGCGGTTCTGCTGCTGGCCGCCTGCGTTAGCGGTTTCGCCGGTGCGCTGTTCACGCCTTGTGCCCAGGCCTACCTGGCCGACGAGTGCCAGGACATGCAGCAGCGCAAGCGCGCATTCGCCCTGCAGAACATGGCCAGCACCGCGGGCATGCTGCTCGGGCCGCTGGCAGGTCTGCTGCTGATCGGCATCGATTTCGCGGTATCCGGCAGCGTGGCAGCCGGGCTGTTTCTGCTCATGACCCTGGTGCAGTGGCGCTTCCTGCCGAGCAAGGAGCTGGTGTCCGGTGACGAGCCGGTGACCATGCTGCGCCAGTGCCTGGACATGCTGCAGCAGTGGCCATTCCTGCGCTTCGCCGTGTTGGCGGCAGCCTATCCGCTGCTGTTCCATCCACTTTATCTGGCGATCCCGGCCTACAGCCACGCCCACGGCGGCGGCCAGGCGTGGATCACGCGGGTATTCGTGATCACCGCGCTGGTCGGCGTGCTGCTGCAGATGCCCCTCAGCGCGCTACGCCAGCGTTGGCTCAGCGAGGGACAGGGCATGGGCCTCGGTCTGGCGTTGATGGCGGTTAGCTACGCGCTGCTGGCCGAACCTTTCGCCAGTCTGTTGACCCCGTATTGGGCGGTTCTGCTGATGGCCGCTTTGCTTAGCCTCGGCAGCCTGCTGGTGCTGCCGCTGCTGTCGGCCCATGTGCCTCATTACGCCCGGCGCGGGCAACTTGCCGCTTATTACGGCTTCTTCGCCGGTGTGGGCGGGCTGGCAGCGTTGTTCGGCAATGTGCTGATCGGCCGGCTGCTGCCCGCTGACCAGGCGCCGCCGCAGGTACTCTGGTGGGCGCTGGTCTGTATCGGCCTGGCTGCGGCTTTCGGCCTGGCCCGGCATATGAGTTCACTCAAAGAGCCCTGA
- a CDS encoding DUF5677 domain-containing protein, with protein MTQERVRLRDMIFSANELVERLEGRFIAAHEKVALKFLENIISNSDAVLLLINNDFDREAAAVNRIAIEHLINLAALIKKPEHLDTLLLQGKNDIAKTLRMVTDEDQQSGAEEAPDVMLLGSRYDSAYRELSATYAHSTIASISTHPDGAQTLENMTKLITLGIGFLENSQA; from the coding sequence ATGACACAGGAAAGAGTCAGGCTAAGGGATATGATCTTCAGCGCTAATGAGTTGGTTGAGCGGCTGGAGGGTCGTTTTATCGCCGCCCATGAGAAGGTAGCGCTGAAGTTTCTGGAAAACATCATCTCCAACTCGGATGCCGTTCTGCTGTTGATCAACAATGACTTCGATAGAGAGGCCGCAGCGGTCAACCGAATAGCTATCGAGCATCTGATCAATCTGGCAGCCTTGATCAAGAAACCCGAGCATCTCGATACTCTGCTGTTGCAAGGTAAGAATGATATCGCCAAAACCCTCAGAATGGTTACCGATGAGGATCAGCAATCAGGTGCTGAGGAGGCGCCCGACGTCATGCTGCTGGGCTCACGATATGACAGTGCCTATCGAGAATTGTCGGCCACCTATGCACACTCCACCATCGCCTCAATAAGCACCCATCCCGATGGTGCGCAAACACTGGAAAACATGACCAAACTCATCACCCTGGGGATTGGTTTTTTGGAGAATAGCCAGGCTTGA